The proteins below are encoded in one region of Pan paniscus chromosome 4, NHGRI_mPanPan1-v2.0_pri, whole genome shotgun sequence:
- the LOC129397881 gene encoding uncharacterized protein LOC129397881 — protein sequence MPANALSSLKPVPYSPPVWSQDCSLRSRLSPEAAENRRFHQEGTRKGEKPLPFCRPAVGPASTAALEGARGTSVGTLMLSLGTFALELCPARIRALRVEDRLTWSRRHLRTAKLVEGPPMGWDRCSLLTSFSPALHRHLADCLHHQDLDCRARLSPPVGNCYNSCNAQIPKPCEPEQGLREGAGGREAAGTHGLAERESNFEGPAGRTRGRTSRTSPPQPPDSTVALPLREIGPPDDTGIPRLQYWPFSTSDLYNWKTQSARFSDNPKDLLALLDSVMFTHQPTWDDCQQLLRILFTTEERERIQIEARKLVPGDDGQPTANPDLINATFPLTRPAWDYNTAEALQKIHQEIWPKLKELYETSPPPTPHPYQPGDWVLVKRHRQETLEPRWKGPLQVLLTTPTALKVEGIASWIHYNHVKPVDPTSDLLGPITAAAEAPDTWTVDRAKNNPLKLTLRRQHSSLQTCS from the exons TTGAAGCCTGTTCCTTATTCTCCACCTGTGTGGAGTCAGGACTGCTCTCTGCGGTCCAGGCTGTCCCCGGAAGCTGCTGAAAACCGACGATTCCATCAAGAAGGAACCCGGAAAGGAGAGAAACCCCTGCCTTTCTGCAGGCCTGCAGTAGGACCTGCTTCAACTGCTGCCCTGGAAGGAGCCCGAGGCACCTCAGTGGGAACCCTCATGCTGTCTCTGGGGACTTTTGCACTGGAACTGTGCCCTGCACGCATAAGAGCCTTGAG AGTGGAGGACCGCCTCACTTGGAGCCGACGGCACCTGCGCACAGCGAAGCTGGTTGAAGGGCCCCCGATGGGGTGGGACAGGTGTAGCCTCCTCACCTCATTTTCCCCTGCGCTTCACAGACATCTAGCAGACTGCCTGCACCATCAAGATCTGGACTGCAGAGCACGTCTTTCACCACCCGTGGGAAACTGTTACAACAGCTGCAATGCACAAATACCCAAGCCCTGCGAACCTGAGCAGGGT ctgcgggagggagcaggcggaCGGGAGGCGGCCGGCACTCACGGGCTcgctgaaagggaaagtaactttgaagggccggCGGGGAGGACGCGAGGGCGCACTTCGCGGACCagcccccctcagccgcctgactccacggtggctttaccccttcgggaaataggacccccagatgacacaggaatccccaggctccagtactggccattctccaccagtgatctgtataactggaaaactcagagtgctcggttttcagacaatcccaaagatttactggctttactagacagtgtcatgttcacccaccagcccacttgggatgattgtcagcagctcctccgaattttgttcaccacagaagagcgagagagaatacagatagaagctagaaagctggtcccgggggacgacggtcaaccgactgccaaccccgacctcataaacgcaacctttcctctgaccaggccggcgtgggactacaacacggcagaag ccttacagaaaattcaccaagaaatctggcccaagctgaaagagctatatgagaccagtcccccaccgacaccccatccgtaccagccgggagactgggtcctggttaagcgacaccgacaagagaccctagagcccaggtggaaaggaccactccaagtactcctgaccacacccaccgccctgaaggtagaaggcattgcgtcgtggatccactacaaccacgtcaagccagtggacccaacctccgaccttctggggccaatcacggcggcggctgaagcaccggacacgtggactgtggacagagctaagaacaaccccttaaaactcaccctgcgccggcagcatagctcactgcaaacatgcagttag